The proteins below are encoded in one region of Microbispora sp. NBC_01189:
- the rpoZ gene encoding DNA-directed RNA polymerase subunit omega: protein MASSAAYAEGITNPSIDSLLDIVDSKYSLVIMGAKRARQINAYYSQLGEGLLEYVGPLVETHAQEKPLSIALREVAEGLLTSEPIEG from the coding sequence GTGGCAAGCAGCGCCGCCTACGCGGAAGGCATCACCAACCCGTCGATCGACTCGCTCCTCGACATCGTCGACAGCAAGTACAGCCTTGTGATCATGGGGGCGAAGCGGGCGCGCCAGATCAACGCCTACTACTCCCAGCTCGGCGAGGGCCTGCTGGAGTACGTCGGCCCCCTCGTGGAGACCCACGCCCAGGAGAAGCCGCTGTCCATCGCCCTGCGCGAGGTCGCCGAGGGCCTGCTGACCTCCGAGCCCATCGAGGGCTGA
- a CDS encoding dihydroorotate dehydrogenase, translating to MTADLRTYLAHVELPNPILTASGCGGTGRELAQFSDVHRLGAFVTRSITMAPRAGRPTPRMAETPSGLLNAVGLQGPGVEAFLERELPWLAERGARTVVSIGGGTVTEYTALARRLAEVTGVTAVEVNLSCPNVEDRGRVFAREGSAAAEVVASVRAATPYDVPVIAKLSPDVADVVAVARACVDGGADALAMINTPVGMSIDVDTMRPALAAGTGGLSGPAVRPLAVRCVWQVHAALPGVPIVGMGGVTTGRDALELVLAGACAVAVGTALFHDPYACPRVLRELEELLQARGFDRLADAVGLAHRPAGAQPRTRTDLEESSL from the coding sequence GTGACGGCCGACCTCCGGACCTATCTGGCGCACGTGGAACTGCCCAACCCGATCCTGACCGCCTCCGGCTGCGGCGGGACCGGCCGTGAGCTCGCCCAGTTCTCCGACGTCCACCGGCTGGGCGCGTTCGTCACCCGGTCGATCACCATGGCCCCGCGTGCGGGACGGCCGACGCCGCGGATGGCCGAGACCCCCTCCGGGCTGCTGAACGCCGTGGGTCTCCAGGGCCCCGGCGTCGAGGCTTTCCTGGAGCGCGAGCTGCCCTGGCTGGCCGAGCGGGGCGCCCGCACGGTCGTGTCGATCGGCGGCGGCACCGTGACCGAGTACACGGCGCTGGCACGGCGCTTGGCCGAGGTCACCGGCGTCACCGCCGTCGAGGTCAACCTCTCGTGCCCGAACGTCGAGGACCGCGGCAGGGTGTTCGCCCGCGAGGGCTCGGCCGCCGCGGAGGTCGTGGCCTCGGTGCGCGCGGCCACGCCGTACGACGTGCCGGTGATCGCCAAGCTGTCGCCGGACGTGGCCGACGTCGTCGCGGTCGCGCGCGCCTGCGTGGACGGCGGCGCCGACGCCCTCGCGATGATCAACACGCCGGTCGGGATGAGCATCGACGTGGACACGATGCGGCCCGCGCTCGCGGCCGGCACCGGGGGCCTGTCCGGCCCCGCCGTACGGCCCCTGGCGGTGCGCTGCGTGTGGCAGGTGCACGCGGCGCTGCCCGGGGTGCCGATCGTGGGCATGGGCGGCGTGACGACCGGCAGGGACGCCCTTGAGCTCGTCCTGGCGGGCGCCTGCGCCGTCGCGGTGGGCACGGCCCTGTTCCACGACCCCTACGCCTGCCCGCGCGTCCTCAGGGAGCTTGAGGAGCTTCTGCAGGCGCGCGGGTTCGACCGCCTCGCCGATGCCGTGGGCCTGGCCCACCGCCCGGCGGGCGCGCAACCACGCACACGCACGGATCTCGAGGAGAGTTCGCTTTGA
- the mihF gene encoding integration host factor, actinobacterial type, with protein sequence MALPPLTPEQRAAALEKAAKARKERAEVKNRLKHGAVSLAEVLKDGQTDDVIGKMKVSALLESLPGVGKVRAKQLMERLGIAESRRVRGLGANQRASLEREFGGAES encoded by the coding sequence GTGGCTCTTCCTCCCTTGACCCCCGAGCAGCGCGCCGCAGCTCTTGAGAAGGCCGCCAAGGCACGCAAGGAGCGTGCCGAGGTCAAGAACCGTCTCAAGCACGGCGCGGTTTCTCTGGCTGAGGTGCTGAAGGATGGGCAGACCGACGACGTCATCGGCAAGATGAAGGTCTCGGCTCTGCTGGAGTCGCTCCCTGGCGTCGGCAAGGTCCGCGCCAAGCAGCTCATGGAGCGCCTTGGTATCGCCGAATCCCGCCGCGTGCGGGGTCTCGGCGCCAACCAGCGCGCCTCCCTGGAGCGCGAGTTCGGCGGCGCCGAGAGCTGA
- a CDS encoding dihydroorotate dehydrogenase electron transfer subunit: MTGSPVQVTGTVLTTRRVDAYHALTVVAPGIADRFRPGHFVTVAVGGRNTSMLTRRAFTVHDVKPDYGGTVELVFGVRGAGTAWLADLRARDTLDLVGPLGRPFPLPRDPCTCVLVGDEHGSAALFALGDGLQQRGCRIDFVLGASSADRVFGALRARRMGETTTLTTADGSLGMRGRVTDVLPGVIADARADVVYACGPMETLRGVTAVAAEFGIPVQVAVEERMACGIGVCMTCVVPIIGDDGVTRMVRACADGPVFRGERVRFDDVGTIPFDALGAPGGRHA; this comes from the coding sequence GTGACCGGGAGTCCGGTTCAGGTCACAGGCACGGTGCTGACGACGCGCAGGGTGGACGCCTACCATGCGCTCACCGTCGTCGCTCCGGGCATCGCCGACCGGTTCCGGCCCGGCCACTTCGTCACGGTCGCCGTGGGCGGCCGGAACACCTCGATGCTCACCCGGCGGGCCTTCACCGTCCACGACGTGAAGCCGGACTACGGTGGCACGGTGGAGCTCGTCTTCGGCGTGCGCGGCGCGGGGACGGCCTGGCTCGCCGACCTCAGGGCGCGCGACACGCTCGACCTGGTCGGCCCGCTGGGCCGGCCCTTCCCGCTGCCCCGCGATCCCTGCACCTGCGTGCTGGTGGGCGACGAGCACGGCTCGGCGGCGCTGTTCGCGCTGGGCGACGGGCTGCAGCAGCGGGGCTGCCGGATCGACTTCGTGCTCGGGGCGTCGTCGGCCGACCGGGTCTTCGGCGCCCTGCGGGCCCGCCGGATGGGCGAGACGACCACGCTGACCACCGCGGACGGCTCGCTCGGCATGCGCGGCAGGGTGACCGACGTGCTGCCCGGGGTCATCGCCGACGCGCGGGCCGACGTCGTTTACGCCTGCGGCCCGATGGAGACGCTGCGCGGCGTCACCGCGGTCGCGGCCGAGTTCGGCATCCCGGTGCAGGTCGCCGTGGAGGAGCGGATGGCGTGCGGCATCGGCGTCTGCATGACGTGCGTGGTGCCGATCATCGGCGACGACGGCGTGACCCGGATGGTCCGCGCGTGCGCCGACGGGCCGGTGTTCCGCGGCGAGCGCGTGCGGTTCGACGACGTCGGAACGATCCCGTTCGACGCGCTCGGCGCGCCAGGCGGACGGCATGCCTGA
- the gmk gene encoding guanylate kinase, whose translation MTVLSGPSGVGKSTVVAELRRSHPEVWLSVSVTTRKPRPGETHGVEYFFAGNDEFDLLVASGELLEWAEFAGNRYGTPRRPVLEKLAAGVPTLLEIDLQGARQVRRTMPEALLVFLAPPTWEELERRLRGRGTEPPDVIARRLEAGRVEMAAEKEFDLTLVNTSVNDVCHRLITLLGHSPS comes from the coding sequence CTGACGGTCCTGTCCGGTCCGTCGGGTGTGGGCAAGTCCACGGTCGTCGCCGAGCTCCGGCGGTCCCACCCGGAGGTGTGGCTGTCGGTCTCGGTGACAACCCGGAAGCCCCGTCCGGGGGAGACGCACGGCGTGGAGTACTTCTTCGCCGGCAACGACGAGTTCGACCTGCTCGTCGCCTCCGGCGAGCTTCTCGAGTGGGCCGAGTTCGCCGGCAACCGGTACGGCACGCCCAGGCGTCCGGTGCTGGAGAAGCTGGCGGCGGGCGTCCCCACTCTGCTGGAGATCGACCTGCAGGGCGCCAGGCAGGTGCGCAGGACCATGCCCGAGGCCCTGCTGGTGTTCCTGGCCCCGCCGACCTGGGAGGAGCTGGAGCGGCGGCTGCGCGGCCGAGGCACCGAGCCTCCCGACGTGATCGCCCGCCGTCTTGAGGCGGGGCGCGTCGAGATGGCGGCGGAGAAGGAGTTCGACCTCACCCTCGTCAACACGTCGGTCAATGACGTGTGCCACCGGCTGATAACCTTGCTGGGACACTCACCTAGCTAG
- the fmt gene encoding methionyl-tRNA formyltransferase, translating into MRLVFAGTPDTALPSLRALLDSPRHEVAAVVTRPDAQSGRGRRVHPSPVAQLAEESGIEVLKPAKAGDPDFLERLRAIGPDCCPVVAYGALLPQTALDIPPRGWINLHFSVLPAWRGAAPVQHAVLHGDDLTGASTFRIVKELDAGPVFGVLTEPIRDDDTSGTLLARLAEAGAGLLLATLDGVEDGALEARPQPAEGVSLAPKIEVDDARVDWAAPAMRVDRLVRACAPAPGAWTEFRGQRVKIGPVRLAPDADKLAPGEIAATRKAVLVGTASHPVELGEVQPQGKRQMTAAEWGRGVRFADGETLV; encoded by the coding sequence GTGCGCCTGGTCTTCGCCGGCACCCCCGACACCGCGTTGCCGTCGCTGCGCGCCCTGCTGGACTCGCCCCGGCACGAGGTGGCCGCCGTCGTCACCCGGCCGGACGCGCAGTCGGGCCGCGGGCGGAGGGTGCACCCCAGCCCGGTGGCCCAGCTCGCGGAGGAGTCGGGCATCGAGGTGCTCAAACCGGCGAAGGCCGGCGACCCGGACTTCCTGGAGCGGCTGCGGGCGATCGGCCCGGACTGCTGCCCGGTGGTCGCCTACGGCGCACTGCTCCCGCAGACGGCCCTCGACATCCCACCCCGCGGCTGGATCAACCTCCACTTCTCCGTGCTGCCGGCGTGGCGGGGCGCGGCCCCCGTCCAGCACGCCGTGCTGCACGGCGACGACCTGACCGGCGCCTCGACCTTCCGCATCGTGAAGGAACTGGACGCCGGGCCGGTCTTCGGCGTGCTGACCGAGCCGATCCGCGACGACGACACCAGCGGCACGCTGCTGGCCCGGCTCGCCGAGGCGGGCGCGGGCCTGTTGCTGGCCACTCTGGACGGCGTCGAGGACGGCGCGCTGGAGGCGCGCCCGCAGCCCGCGGAGGGCGTCAGCCTCGCCCCCAAGATCGAGGTCGACGACGCGCGCGTCGACTGGGCCGCGCCCGCGATGCGGGTGGACCGGCTCGTCCGGGCCTGCGCCCCCGCTCCCGGCGCGTGGACGGAGTTCCGCGGCCAGCGGGTCAAGATCGGCCCGGTGCGGCTCGCCCCCGACGCGGACAAGCTCGCGCCGGGCGAGATCGCGGCCACCAGGAAGGCCGTGCTCGTCGGAACCGCCAGCCACCCCGTCGAGCTCGGCGAGGTGCAGCCGCAGGGCAAGCGGCAGATGACCGCCGCCGAGTGGGGCCGCGGTGTCCGTTTCGCCGACGGTGAGACGCTGGTCTGA
- the coaBC gene encoding bifunctional phosphopantothenoylcysteine decarboxylase/phosphopantothenate--cysteine ligase CoaBC gives MTSIVLGVSAGIAVYKSCELLRLFTESGHDVRVVPTRDALRFVGEPTWAALSGNPVTTEVWESVHEVPHVRIGQSADLVVVAPATADVLARAAHGMANDLLTNTLLTARCPVVFAPAMHTEMWEHPATRANVGTLRERGAVVIEPATGRLTGADTGTGRLPDPAEIFEVCRRVLAGRGGDLAGRHVVVSAGGTREAIDPVRFIGNRSSGLQGYALARTAVARGAEVTLVSANVALPDPAGAKVVRVESAAQLREAVLAASEHADAVVMAAAVADFRPVRQSGTKIKKSAAEPDPIHLTKNPDILAELGETRRAGSGTHPRVIVGFAAETDDVLANGRAKLERKGCDLLVVNQVGENLAFGTPDNAAVVLTAEGEPVEIPRGPKEDLADVVWNLVVRRLP, from the coding sequence ATGACATCGATCGTGCTGGGAGTGAGCGCGGGCATCGCGGTCTACAAGTCCTGCGAGCTGCTGCGCCTCTTCACGGAGTCGGGGCACGACGTGCGCGTCGTGCCGACCAGGGACGCCCTGCGTTTCGTGGGTGAACCGACCTGGGCCGCGCTGTCGGGCAACCCGGTGACCACCGAGGTGTGGGAGTCGGTGCACGAGGTGCCGCACGTGCGCATCGGGCAGTCCGCCGACCTGGTGGTCGTCGCCCCGGCGACGGCCGACGTGCTGGCCCGGGCCGCGCACGGCATGGCGAACGACCTGCTCACCAACACGCTGCTCACGGCGCGCTGCCCGGTGGTGTTCGCGCCCGCGATGCACACCGAGATGTGGGAGCACCCCGCCACGCGCGCCAACGTGGGGACGCTGCGGGAGCGGGGCGCGGTGGTGATCGAACCCGCGACCGGCAGGCTCACCGGCGCCGACACGGGCACCGGGCGGCTGCCGGACCCCGCCGAGATCTTCGAGGTCTGCCGGCGCGTGCTCGCGGGCCGCGGCGGCGATCTGGCGGGACGGCACGTCGTCGTCTCCGCCGGCGGCACCCGAGAGGCGATCGACCCCGTCCGCTTCATCGGCAACCGCTCCTCCGGGCTGCAGGGATACGCCCTCGCCCGTACGGCCGTCGCCAGGGGTGCGGAGGTCACACTGGTGTCGGCCAACGTGGCGCTGCCCGACCCGGCGGGCGCGAAGGTCGTGCGGGTCGAGTCGGCGGCCCAGCTCCGCGAGGCGGTCCTGGCCGCGTCGGAGCACGCCGACGCCGTCGTCATGGCCGCCGCCGTCGCGGACTTCCGGCCCGTACGGCAGAGCGGCACGAAGATCAAGAAGTCGGCTGCCGAACCCGATCCAATCCATCTCACGAAAAATCCGGACATCTTGGCTGAGCTGGGGGAGACCCGCCGGGCCGGGAGCGGGACGCACCCCCGGGTGATCGTCGGTTTCGCGGCGGAGACGGACGACGTGCTCGCCAACGGGCGCGCCAAGCTGGAACGCAAGGGCTGCGACCTCCTCGTGGTCAACCAGGTGGGGGAGAACCTCGCCTTCGGCACGCCCGACAACGCCGCCGTCGTCCTCACCGCGGAGGGAGAGCCGGTGGAGATTCCGAGGGGTCCCAAAGAGGATCTCGCCGACGTAGTGTGGAACCTGGTGGTACGGCGTCTCCCCTGA
- the pyrF gene encoding orotidine-5'-phosphate decarboxylase translates to MTPAPIAVALDAPDLETAARWAGLVTPHVSTVKVGLELYLRYGPDVIASVRGASGVQVFLDLKLHDIPNTVGAAARAVARLKPTYLTVHAAGGPAMVRAAVEASPGTRIAAVTLLTSLSEADLREVGIQGPPADAARRMAAVAVGAGAQALVCSPREVAAVRAEVGPGITLITPGVRPAGAGTQDQARVATPEDAVAQGADLLVIGRPITGAPDPGAAAAAIAAALRRVRPVGTP, encoded by the coding sequence ATCACGCCCGCCCCCATCGCCGTCGCCCTGGACGCGCCCGACCTGGAGACCGCGGCCCGCTGGGCCGGCCTGGTCACCCCGCACGTCTCCACGGTGAAGGTGGGACTGGAACTCTACCTGCGGTACGGGCCCGACGTGATCGCCTCGGTGCGCGGCGCGAGCGGCGTGCAGGTCTTCCTGGACCTGAAGCTGCACGACATCCCGAACACCGTGGGCGCCGCCGCCCGGGCCGTCGCCCGGCTGAAGCCCACCTACCTGACCGTGCACGCCGCAGGGGGTCCCGCCATGGTCCGGGCGGCCGTCGAGGCGTCCCCCGGCACGCGCATCGCGGCCGTGACGCTCCTGACGTCGCTCTCCGAGGCCGATCTCCGCGAGGTGGGCATCCAGGGACCCCCGGCCGACGCCGCGCGCCGTATGGCCGCCGTGGCCGTCGGAGCGGGGGCGCAGGCCCTCGTCTGCTCGCCCCGCGAGGTCGCCGCCGTGCGGGCCGAGGTCGGTCCCGGGATCACGCTCATCACCCCCGGCGTACGGCCCGCGGGCGCCGGGACCCAGGACCAGGCGAGGGTGGCCACCCCCGAGGACGCGGTCGCCCAGGGGGCCGACCTCCTCGTGATCGGGCGTCCCATCACCGGGGCGCCCGACCCCGGCGCCGCCGCCGCCGCGATCGCCGCCGCGCTGCGCCGCGTGCGCCCCGTGGGCACTCCCTGA
- the def gene encoding peptide deformylase, whose translation MAIQPIRLFGDPVLRTPAEPVVDFDKELRRLVKDLTDTMMDAPGAGLAAPQIGVGLRVFTYYVDEQLGHVINPDLDLGDELDADGEEGCLSFPGLSFPTPRAIRAVAKGFDMHGEPVTIEGTDIMARCFQHETDHLDGVLFIDRMDVKQRKLAMKAIREAEWSGLSAPVVKLSPHATQGRAL comes from the coding sequence TTGGCCATTCAGCCGATCCGCCTGTTCGGCGATCCCGTGCTGCGCACGCCGGCCGAGCCGGTGGTCGACTTCGACAAGGAGCTGCGCAGGCTCGTGAAGGACCTGACCGACACGATGATGGACGCGCCGGGCGCCGGGCTCGCCGCGCCGCAGATCGGCGTCGGGCTGCGTGTGTTCACCTACTACGTGGACGAGCAGCTCGGGCACGTCATCAACCCCGATCTCGACCTCGGTGACGAGCTGGACGCTGACGGCGAGGAGGGCTGCCTGTCCTTCCCCGGCCTGTCCTTCCCCACGCCGCGGGCGATCCGGGCGGTCGCCAAGGGCTTCGACATGCACGGTGAACCGGTGACGATCGAGGGCACCGACATCATGGCGCGCTGCTTCCAGCACGAGACCGACCACCTGGACGGCGTGCTGTTCATCGACAGGATGGACGTCAAGCAGCGCAAGCTCGCCATGAAGGCGATCCGCGAGGCCGAGTGGAGCGGCCTGTCGGCCCCGGTGGTGAAGCTCTCGCCGCACGCCACGCAGGGACGGGCCCTGTAG
- a CDS encoding primosomal protein N', protein MTEPTRAPHPQEALLPAPPAAGKRFTRPTERTREDSARTREVTERTRGGTERTRAAGSERGRAGARKGAREAAASLPVARIVVDTPLPHLDRPFDYLVPTAMDAEAVPGCRVRVRFAGQLADGYLLERLAESEHEGRLSFLERVISPEPVLTPEIARLARAVADRYAGTLPDVLRLAIPPRHARVEAEARTPVRRADLPADLPGDTDADLPADTDAAAPAEGDEAGRHAAREQTRPTPVSAYAGPWEAYPAGVSFLEALAEGRAPRAVWTALPGTDAGGPAWPHAIAAAARATLEGGRGVVVVVPDGKDVALVTEALGDTPHVAITADLGPAERYRRWLKALRGEAGIAVGNRPAAFAPVARLGLAVIWDDGDDLHAERHAPYPHAREVLGLRAHQAGAGLLVGGYARTAEATALVETGWAGPLAPDRAAVRARAPRVRPAGDDAELARDQAARAARLPSVAWRALREGLEHGPVLVQVPRRGYLPALACRHCRAPARCSGAPPTRPATEPSNTGPSPTEPSHIGPSLAGPSYGEPSYTGPVCSGPLALRGGHAMPYCRWCGRIAGDWRCPSCGGNGVRAVIVGARRTAEELGRAFPSVAVRTSGRDGVLARVSGAPSLVVATPGAEPVPDGGYAAAVLLDGWALLGRPDLRAAEETLRRWANAAALLRPAGELVVLADAAVPAVQALLRWDPVTFAERELDDRAELGFPPAVRMATLTGPAAAVRETLAGADLPPGAQVLGPVPVDGGQERAMVRVPRHLGSALARALKGASGVRSARKAPEVVRVNIDPLDLI, encoded by the coding sequence GTGACCGAGCCGACCCGTGCCCCGCATCCGCAGGAGGCGCTCCTCCCGGCGCCTCCCGCCGCCGGGAAGCGGTTCACCCGGCCCACCGAGCGGACGCGTGAAGACAGCGCGCGGACGCGTGAAGTCACCGAGCGGACGCGTGGCGGCACCGAGCGGACGCGTGCGGCGGGCTCCGAGCGGGGCCGGGCGGGCGCGCGCAAGGGGGCGCGTGAGGCGGCGGCGAGCCTTCCGGTCGCCCGGATCGTGGTGGACACGCCGTTACCGCACCTGGACCGGCCGTTCGACTACCTCGTCCCCACCGCGATGGACGCCGAGGCCGTGCCCGGCTGCCGCGTGCGGGTCCGCTTCGCCGGCCAGCTCGCCGACGGCTACCTGCTCGAACGGCTGGCCGAGAGCGAGCACGAGGGACGGTTGTCCTTCCTGGAGCGGGTGATCTCCCCGGAGCCCGTTCTCACCCCCGAGATCGCCCGCCTGGCCCGCGCGGTGGCCGACCGCTACGCCGGAACCCTGCCCGACGTCCTGCGGCTGGCGATTCCGCCGCGGCACGCCCGGGTCGAGGCCGAGGCGCGCACCCCCGTCCGCCGGGCCGATCTCCCCGCCGATCTCCCCGGCGACACCGACGCCGATCTCCCGGCCGACACCGACGCGGCCGCCCCGGCGGAGGGCGACGAGGCGGGCCGGCACGCGGCTCGGGAACAGACGAGGCCTACGCCGGTGAGCGCGTACGCGGGTCCGTGGGAGGCCTATCCGGCGGGGGTCTCGTTCCTGGAGGCGCTGGCGGAGGGCAGGGCGCCGCGGGCGGTGTGGACCGCCCTGCCCGGCACGGACGCCGGCGGACCGGCGTGGCCCCACGCCATCGCGGCGGCCGCGCGGGCGACGCTGGAGGGCGGCCGGGGCGTCGTCGTGGTGGTTCCCGACGGCAAGGACGTGGCGCTGGTGACCGAGGCCCTCGGCGACACCCCGCATGTCGCGATCACCGCGGACCTCGGGCCCGCCGAGCGATACCGGCGCTGGCTCAAGGCACTGCGCGGGGAGGCCGGCATCGCGGTGGGCAACCGCCCCGCGGCCTTCGCCCCGGTGGCCCGGCTGGGCCTCGCGGTCATCTGGGACGACGGCGACGACCTGCACGCCGAGCGGCACGCCCCCTATCCCCACGCGCGGGAGGTCCTCGGCCTGCGCGCCCACCAGGCGGGCGCGGGCCTGCTCGTGGGGGGCTACGCCCGCACCGCCGAGGCGACGGCGCTCGTCGAGACGGGCTGGGCCGGCCCGCTGGCGCCCGACCGCGCGGCGGTCCGGGCGCGGGCCCCGAGGGTCCGCCCGGCGGGCGACGACGCCGAACTGGCCCGCGACCAGGCGGCCAGGGCCGCCCGCCTGCCCAGCGTCGCCTGGCGGGCGCTGCGCGAGGGCCTGGAGCACGGGCCGGTTCTCGTGCAGGTGCCGCGCAGGGGCTACCTGCCCGCGCTCGCGTGCCGCCACTGCCGCGCCCCCGCCCGCTGCTCGGGCGCGCCGCCGACGCGCCCCGCCACCGAGCCGTCGAACACAGGGCCGTCGCCCACCGAGCCGTCACACATAGGGCCGTCGCTCGCAGGGCCGTCATACGGGGAGCCGTCGTACACGGGGCCGGTCTGCTCGGGACCGCTGGCCCTGCGGGGCGGGCACGCCATGCCGTACTGCCGCTGGTGCGGCCGGATCGCGGGCGACTGGCGCTGCCCCTCCTGCGGGGGGAACGGCGTTCGGGCAGTGATCGTCGGCGCCCGGCGCACGGCGGAGGAGCTGGGCCGGGCCTTCCCGTCCGTGGCCGTGCGCACGAGCGGGCGCGATGGGGTCCTGGCCAGGGTGAGCGGCGCCCCGTCGCTGGTCGTGGCGACTCCCGGGGCCGAACCGGTGCCCGACGGCGGCTACGCGGCCGCCGTGCTGCTCGACGGGTGGGCCCTCCTCGGCCGTCCCGACCTGCGCGCGGCCGAGGAGACCCTGCGGCGCTGGGCGAACGCCGCCGCGCTGCTGCGGCCGGCGGGTGAGCTGGTCGTCCTGGCCGACGCGGCGGTCCCGGCCGTGCAGGCCCTGCTGCGCTGGGACCCCGTCACCTTCGCCGAGCGGGAGCTCGACGACCGGGCCGAGCTGGGCTTCCCGCCGGCCGTGCGGATGGCGACGCTGACCGGCCCGGCGGCCGCCGTCAGGGAGACGCTCGCGGGCGCCGATCTGCCCCCGGGGGCCCAGGTGCTGGGGCCGGTGCCGGTGGACGGCGGGCAGGAACGCGCCATGGTCCGGGTGCCGCGCCATCTCGGCTCGGCGCTCGCCCGAGCGCTCAAGGGCGCCTCCGGAGTGCGCTCGGCACGCAAGGCACCGGAGGTGGTCCGAGTGAACATTGATCCGCTCGATCTCATCTGA
- the metK gene encoding methionine adenosyltransferase — protein MSRRLFTSESVTEGHPDKIADQISDAILDAMLKDDPRSRVAVETLITTGQVHVAGEVTTETYVDIPALIREKILEIGYDASHKGFDGASCGVSVSIGAQSPDIAQGVDDAYEHRAGEGADDFDRQGAGDQGLMFGYACRETPELMPLPITLAHRMARRLSEVRKNGTVPYLRPDGKTQVTIEYDGDRPVRLDTVVVSTQHAPEIDLREMLAPDIREHVVEPVLADLEIETEGYRLLVNPTGRFEIGGPMGDAGLTGRKIIIDTYGGMARHGGGAFSGKDPSKVDRSAAYAMRWVAKNVVAAGLADRCEVQVAYAIGKAQPVGLFVETFGTEKAPVNVIQDAVLQVFDLRPAAIIRDLDLLRPIYSETAAYGHFGREGVSWESTDRADALRTAAGL, from the coding sequence TTGTCCCGTCGCCTGTTCACCTCCGAGTCGGTCACCGAGGGCCACCCGGACAAGATCGCTGACCAGATCAGTGACGCGATTCTCGACGCGATGCTCAAGGACGACCCGAGGAGCCGGGTCGCCGTCGAGACGCTGATCACCACTGGCCAGGTCCACGTCGCCGGCGAGGTGACGACGGAGACCTACGTCGACATCCCCGCCCTGATCCGGGAGAAGATCCTCGAGATCGGGTACGACGCCTCCCACAAGGGCTTCGACGGCGCCTCCTGCGGCGTGTCGGTGTCCATCGGCGCCCAGTCGCCGGACATCGCCCAGGGCGTGGACGACGCCTACGAGCACCGTGCGGGAGAGGGCGCCGACGACTTCGACCGCCAGGGCGCGGGCGACCAGGGCCTGATGTTCGGCTACGCCTGCCGCGAGACCCCCGAGCTGATGCCGCTGCCGATCACGCTCGCGCACCGGATGGCCCGGCGCCTGTCGGAGGTCCGCAAGAACGGGACCGTTCCCTACCTCCGCCCGGACGGCAAGACCCAGGTCACGATCGAGTACGACGGCGACCGGCCGGTCCGCCTCGACACCGTGGTGGTCTCCACCCAGCACGCCCCGGAGATCGACCTGCGGGAGATGCTGGCCCCCGACATCCGCGAGCACGTCGTGGAGCCGGTGCTGGCCGACCTGGAGATCGAGACCGAGGGATACCGCCTGCTGGTGAACCCGACCGGCCGCTTCGAGATCGGCGGCCCCATGGGCGACGCCGGGCTCACCGGCCGCAAGATCATCATCGACACGTACGGCGGCATGGCCCGCCACGGCGGCGGCGCCTTCTCGGGCAAGGACCCGTCCAAGGTGGACCGTTCGGCCGCCTACGCGATGCGCTGGGTCGCCAAGAACGTCGTCGCGGCCGGTCTGGCCGACCGCTGCGAGGTCCAGGTGGCGTACGCGATCGGCAAGGCGCAGCCGGTCGGCCTGTTCGTCGAGACGTTCGGCACCGAGAAGGCGCCGGTCAACGTGATCCAGGACGCGGTGCTCCAGGTCTTCGACCTGCGCCCCGCCGCGATCATCCGCGACCTCGACCTGCTGCGCCCGATCTACTCCGAGACCGCCGCGTACGGCCACTTCGGCCGTGAGGGCGTCTCCTGGGAGTCCACCGACCGGGCCGACGCCCTGCGCACCGCCGCGGGCCTGTGA